A region of Anopheles merus strain MAF chromosome 2R, AmerM5.1, whole genome shotgun sequence DNA encodes the following proteins:
- the LOC121590185 gene encoding uncharacterized protein LOC121590185: MNLLIIAFFTLYGVLQASINIFDLTNNPLAIVPLGQAKIRIGYLRTIHPIDLTELEEIISRVFENSTNSTGKSPLQSLINLKLEKLNATISKIRPRRLRTKRWNSIGTAWKWIAGSPDAEDLTIINTTLNSLILQNNEQLLINNGLSRRFQETTNIANHVIDLQNRIQREHQTEIQQIIKIANLDALQAHIKTLQEAILAAKHGIPNSELLSIEDLNTVAEFLAQNGIYYTSVEEMLTQATAQVTMNSTHVIFMLKFPRLSYETYEYNYIDSIIQNDKRILIKHNYIIRNLTHMFELPQPCIDQSSHQLCESKDLEEPSRCIRQLVQGEHTECMYEKVYSTGLVKHINNANILLNDATAEISSNCSNINHILNGSYLIRFHNCNIFINGELFPSTEVSITGKPYISTLGLIAKEDGIRDEPSIEHLRNITLQHREKLHTISLVNNSLTWKLHIFGSIGLTTIVLITIAILYFITSIRRTKISLNIPTNNTNRQDVHHIETFVKKPTTFHALGRL; encoded by the coding sequence AATCGCGTTTTTCACACTATATGGTGTTCTACAAGCTAGCATAAACATTTTCGACTTAACAAACAACCCATTGGCTATTGTTCCGTTAGGACAAGCAAAAATTAGGATCGGATACTTGAGGACGATTCATCCAATTGATCTTACCGAGCTAGAAGAGATAATTTCTCGAGTTTTTGAAAATAGCACAAACAGTACAGGAAAATCCCCATTGcaaagtttaattaatttgaagCTCGAAAAACTTAACGCCACAATTTCTAAGATTAGGCCACGTAGACTTCGAACGAAAAGATGGAACAGTATAGGTACCGCCTGGAAGTGGATAGCTGGCAGTCCCGACGCAGAAGATCTAACGATAATCAACACCACCCTGAATTCGCTCATCCTACAAAACAACGAGCAGCTATTAATCAATAATGGTCTCAGCAGAAGATTCCAAGAAACAACCAATATTGCTAATCATGTTATCGACCTTCAGAATAGGATCCAAAGGGAACATCAAACTGAGATACAACAGATCATTAAGATAGCAAACCTAGACGCATTACAAGCCCATATAAAAACACTCCAAGAAGCCATACTAGCCGCTAAGCATGGGATACCGAATAGCGAGCTACTATCAATAGAAGACTTAAACACCGTTGCAGAATTTCTGGCACAAAATGGCATTTACTATACATCAGTTGAAGAAATGTTAACACAAGCCACAGCACAAGTTACCATGAATTCAACACACGTGATATTTATGCTAAAGTTTCCACGTCTATCCTATGAAACTTATGAGTACAACTATATCGACTCTATCATACAAAATGATAAGAGAATCTTAATCAAGCATAACTACATAATCCGGAATCTAACCCATATGTTCGAATTACCGCAGCCCTGTATCGATCAGAGCAGCCACCAGCTTTGCGAAAGTAAAGATCTGGAAGAGCCTTCACGCTGCATACGACAACTCGTACAAGGGGAGCATACAGAATGTATGTACGAAAAGGTGTATTCAACGGGATTAGTTAAACACATTAACAATGCGAATATTCTATTGAATGATGCCACTGCCGAAATTTCATCCAACTGCAGTAATATAAACCACATTCTTAATGGATCATATCTCATACGATTTCACAACTGCAATATCTTTATTAACGGAGAACTCTTTCCCAGCACAGAAGTTTCGATAACCGGTAAACCATATATATCAACCCTTGGCCTCATCGCTAAAGAAGACGGCATCAGAGACGAACCTTCAATTGAACATCTTCGAAACATAACATTGCAGCACAGAGAGAAACTACATACCATCAGCCTGGTTAATAATTCCCTCACATGGAAACTTCATATCTTTGGGTCAATTGGGCTAACGACAATTGTTCTGATAACAATAgcaattttatatttcattacCAGTATAAGAAGAACGAAAATAAGCCTCAACATTCCAACGAACAACACCAACCGACAGGATGTCCACCACATAGAAACCTTCGTGAAAAAACCCACCACATTCCATGCTCTCGGCAGACTTTGA